In Felis catus isolate Fca126 chromosome C2, F.catus_Fca126_mat1.0, whole genome shotgun sequence, a single window of DNA contains:
- the PARL gene encoding presenilins-associated rhomboid-like protein, mitochondrial isoform X1: protein MAWRGWAQRGWGCGRAWAPPAGGRSYEDLTAALAPPRLLGRRFNFFIQQKCGFRKAPRKVEPRRSDTGTTGETYKRSALIPPVEETVFYPSPYPIRTLIKPLFFTVGFTGCAFGSAAIWQYESLKSRVQSYFDGIKADWLDSIRPQKEGDFRKEINKWWNNLSDGQRTVTGIIAANVFVFCLWRVPSLQRTMIRYFTSNPASKVLCSPMLLSTFSHFSLFHMAANMYVLWSFSSSIVNILGQEQFMAVYLSAGVISNFVSYVCKVATGRYGPSLGASGAIMTVLAAVCTKIPEGRLAIIFLPMFTFTAGNALKAIIAMDTAGMILGWKFFDHAAHLGGALFGIWYITYGHELIWKNREPLVKIWHEMRTNGPKKGGGSK, encoded by the exons ATGGCGTGGCGAGGCTGGGCGCAGAGAGGCTGGGGCTGTGGCCGGGCGTGGGCTCCGCCGGCGGGCGGCCGCAGCTACGAGGACCTCACTGCGGCCCTGGCCCCGCCGCGACTGCTCGGACGCAG GTTTAACTTTTTTATTCAGCAAAAATGTGGATTCAGAAAAGCACCCAGGAAGGTTGAACCTAGAAGATCAGACACTGGAACAACTGGTGAAACATACAAGAGAAGTGCTTTGATTCCTCCTGTAGAAGAAACAGTCTTTTATCCTTCTCCCTATCCTATAAGGACCCTTATAAAGCCCTTGTTTTTCACTGTTGGG TTTACAGGCTGTGCATTTGGATCAGCTGCCATTTGGCAATATGAATCACTGAAATCCAGGGTCCAGAGTTATTTTGATGGTATAAAAGCTGATTGGTTGGATAGCATAAGACCACAGAAGGAAGGAGACTTCAGAAAGGAG aTTAACAAGTGGTGGAATAACCTAAGTGATGGCCAGCGGACTGTGACAG GTATCATAGCTGCgaatgtttttgtattctgtttATGGAGAGTACCTTCTCTACAGCGGACAATGATCAGATATTTCACATCCAATCCAGCCTCAA aGGTCCTTTGTTCTCCAATGTTGCTGTCAACGTTCAGTCATTTCTCCTTGTTTCACATGGCAGCAAATATGTATGTTTTGTGGAGCTTCTCCTCCAGCATAGTGAACATTCTGGGTCAAGAACAGTTCATGGCAGTGTACTTATCTGCAG GCGTTATTTCCAATTTTGTCAGTTATGTGTGTAAAGTCGCGACAGGAAGATATGGACCATCACTTGGTGCA TCAGGCGCTATCATGACTGTCCTTGCTGCTGTGTGCACAAAGATCCCAGAAGGGAGGCTCGCCATTATCTTCCTTCCAATGTTCACATTCACAGCAGGGAAT GCCCTAAAAGCCATTATTGCCATGGATACAGCAGGAATGATCCTGGGATGGAAATTTTTTGATCATGCAGCACATCTTGGGGGAGCTCTCTTTGGAAT
- the PARL gene encoding presenilins-associated rhomboid-like protein, mitochondrial isoform X2 — MAWRGWAQRGWGCGRAWAPPAGGRSYEDLTAALAPPRLLGRRFNFFIQQKCGFRKAPRKVEPRRSDTGTTGETYKRSALIPPVEETVFYPSPYPIRTLIKPLFFTVGFTGCAFGSAAIWQYESLKSRVQSYFDGIKADWLDSIRPQKEGDFRKEINKWWNNLSDGQRTVTGIIAANVFVFCLWRVPSLQRTMIRYFTSNPASKVLCSPMLLSTFSHFSLFHMAANMYVLWSFSSSIVNILGQEQFMAVYLSAVRRYHDCPCCCVHKDPRREARHYLPSNVHIHSRECPKSHYCHGYSRNDPGMEIF, encoded by the exons ATGGCGTGGCGAGGCTGGGCGCAGAGAGGCTGGGGCTGTGGCCGGGCGTGGGCTCCGCCGGCGGGCGGCCGCAGCTACGAGGACCTCACTGCGGCCCTGGCCCCGCCGCGACTGCTCGGACGCAG GTTTAACTTTTTTATTCAGCAAAAATGTGGATTCAGAAAAGCACCCAGGAAGGTTGAACCTAGAAGATCAGACACTGGAACAACTGGTGAAACATACAAGAGAAGTGCTTTGATTCCTCCTGTAGAAGAAACAGTCTTTTATCCTTCTCCCTATCCTATAAGGACCCTTATAAAGCCCTTGTTTTTCACTGTTGGG TTTACAGGCTGTGCATTTGGATCAGCTGCCATTTGGCAATATGAATCACTGAAATCCAGGGTCCAGAGTTATTTTGATGGTATAAAAGCTGATTGGTTGGATAGCATAAGACCACAGAAGGAAGGAGACTTCAGAAAGGAG aTTAACAAGTGGTGGAATAACCTAAGTGATGGCCAGCGGACTGTGACAG GTATCATAGCTGCgaatgtttttgtattctgtttATGGAGAGTACCTTCTCTACAGCGGACAATGATCAGATATTTCACATCCAATCCAGCCTCAA aGGTCCTTTGTTCTCCAATGTTGCTGTCAACGTTCAGTCATTTCTCCTTGTTTCACATGGCAGCAAATATGTATGTTTTGTGGAGCTTCTCCTCCAGCATAGTGAACATTCTGGGTCAAGAACAGTTCATGGCAGTGTACTTATCTGCAG TCAGGCGCTATCATGACTGTCCTTGCTGCTGTGTGCACAAAGATCCCAGAAGGGAGGCTCGCCATTATCTTCCTTCCAATGTTCACATTCACAGCAGGGAAT GCCCTAAAAGCCATTATTGCCATGGATACAGCAGGAATGATCCTGGGATGGAAATTTTTTGA